The genomic interval GACCGTGGTATCAGCATCGAGGAGCACCTCGGGACCGATCAGCGTGATCTCCAGTGTCGCGGCGTCCGGATCGTTCCCCACCAAATGGTTGGCGAGGCGATGCGAGAAGGTATCCATGGGGCCGGCGACCGGCACGCCGACGGCTTGATGACCGTGTCGGCCGAGGTCCTGCACCGACGTCAGCAGTCCCGGCTTCGTGATCTCCAACGCACCGAGGTTCATGAACGGCGCCCCGTGATGGGGACAAACCTGACCAGGTCGCCCGGCGCCAACAGGCTCGGCGGGGTGCGGTTCGGGTCGAACATCACGCGCTCCGCGCGGCCGATGAGTTGCCAACCGCCCGGACTGGCCACGGGGTAGACGCCCGTTTGCTGGCCGGCAATGCCTACCGAACCGGCCGCCACGCGCTCGCGCGGCACGCGATGCCGTGGCGCGGCAATACTGGGCTCGACCCGCCCCATGTACGCGAACCCAGGCACGAACCCGAGCATGTAGACGCGATAGACGCGGCCCGCATGCCGTTCGATCACCTCGTCCTCGGTGCAACCCGCGTATGCGGCGACCGCGGCGAGGTCCGGGCCATCCGGCCCGCCGTAGTGCACACCGATCTCGATCGGCGTGCTCGCGGCCGTCGACTCGATCGCCGCCACCGCGCCGCCGTCGTCGGCAATCGCGTGTTCGAGCGCAGCGAGGTCGGTTTGCAGGGGGTCGAAGTGCACGCCGACCGTGCAGTATCCGGGCGCCACATCGCGCACCCCCCGCAGGTTCCGTCCGCGCAATCGCGCGGCCAGCGCGATCGCGCGCTCGTTCACGACCGGGTCGATCACCGGCTCGAATTCGACCAGCAGCATCGCATCCCCGCACTCGCGAACCCTCATCGCAAGGCGTCCAGCAACTTGCCGTGAATG from Acidobacteriota bacterium carries:
- the pxpB gene encoding 5-oxoprolinase subunit PxpB codes for the protein MRVRECGDAMLLVEFEPVIDPVVNERAIALAARLRGRNLRGVRDVAPGYCTVGVHFDPLQTDLAALEHAIADDGGAVAAIESTAASTPIEIGVHYGGPDGPDLAAVAAYAGCTEDEVIERHAGRVYRVYMLGFVPGFAYMGRVEPSIAAPRHRVPRERVAAGSVGIAGQQTGVYPVASPGGWQLIGRAERVMFDPNRTPPSLLAPGDLVRFVPITGRRS